The following proteins are co-located in the Branchiibius hedensis genome:
- a CDS encoding ATP-grasp domain-containing protein codes for MYDADASVVPRDLYRAAQSLDIGLLFVLPRTPHNLAMHDVLSRFGEVAAAAEPGVDSCLRAVKSYRFDMIITFCEHLLSETAEIAHARGLAYTELSDVENLIRKDRQRTSLVTAGVPSPGFAVACSLDEVRRATQRLGFPVILKPRVGTGSRHTLSLASQYEMDQECATIEAALKGAGELGLVVEQLLIGAAFPEPWGDYVGVDIANFNGRQELICTMGKFTLVAPYRERGGFSPPAFFGPSSLDEVTEVAMRACRAVGLVNNVGCVELKLTDEGPRVIEVNGRLGAWGADAVRRSHGFDTLSALLSAAFGLEHRELRDCRATRVSYTYVCYAPVGMSVVGNVRSEVVRNHPTVQKVLVHKEDGDDVSWHQGAGSAIATVYGTVDSIEALGETADQLARLSWIEAR; via the coding sequence ATGTACGACGCCGACGCCAGCGTCGTGCCTCGTGACCTCTACCGCGCTGCACAGTCCCTCGACATCGGGCTCCTGTTTGTCCTCCCACGCACCCCGCACAACCTCGCCATGCACGATGTCTTGTCGCGCTTCGGCGAGGTAGCCGCTGCCGCGGAGCCGGGTGTCGACTCATGCTTGCGAGCAGTTAAGTCATACCGGTTCGACATGATCATCACGTTCTGCGAGCACCTCTTGAGCGAGACCGCCGAGATCGCGCACGCAAGGGGGCTGGCCTACACCGAGTTGTCCGACGTCGAGAACCTGATCCGAAAGGACCGGCAGCGCACCAGCCTCGTCACCGCAGGAGTGCCATCCCCAGGATTCGCCGTCGCGTGCTCGCTCGATGAGGTCCGCCGGGCCACGCAACGGCTCGGCTTCCCAGTCATCCTCAAGCCCCGCGTGGGCACAGGGAGCCGGCACACCCTTAGCCTTGCGAGCCAGTATGAGATGGATCAGGAGTGCGCGACGATAGAGGCCGCCCTGAAGGGTGCAGGTGAATTGGGTCTGGTCGTGGAGCAGCTCCTGATCGGCGCCGCGTTTCCCGAGCCGTGGGGTGATTACGTCGGCGTGGACATTGCGAACTTCAACGGCCGCCAAGAGTTGATCTGTACCATGGGTAAGTTCACTTTGGTCGCGCCGTACCGGGAACGTGGCGGCTTCTCACCTCCTGCTTTCTTCGGTCCGTCCAGCCTTGACGAGGTCACCGAGGTGGCCATGCGTGCATGTCGGGCGGTCGGCTTGGTTAACAACGTCGGATGCGTCGAACTGAAGCTCACCGACGAGGGTCCGCGGGTGATCGAGGTCAACGGACGGCTGGGCGCTTGGGGTGCGGACGCCGTTCGCCGCAGCCACGGCTTCGACACCCTCAGCGCGTTGCTGTCCGCGGCGTTCGGACTCGAGCATCGCGAGCTGCGCGACTGCCGTGCCACTCGGGTGAGCTACACATACGTTTGCTATGCCCCGGTGGGAATGAGTGTGGTCGGCAACGTGCGGTCCGAGGTGGTTCGCAATCACCCAACAGTCCAAAAAGTGCTAGTACACAAGGAGGACGGCGACGATGTCTCCTGGCACCAGGGTGCCGGCTCGGCAATCGCGACCGTCTACGGCACTGTTGACTCGATCGAAGCGCTGGGGGAGACCGCTGACCAGCTTGCTCGCCTTTCGTGGATCGAGGCCAGGTGA
- a CDS encoding HAD family phosphatase, with amino-acid sequence MAGLTPCGVVSGRRGQPRDLLVQGIALRRPQGAARHRPDLIVRGLPRPEPSARVHERRLSRGRGHLVSEATVVDQRPSGQGLELIIFDCDGTLVDTETAGVEVDRRVLADFGWELTTVEVSARFRGQSHQYFQDQIEQHVGHSLPEGWEWAYRDWYHAILDDVTSMPGAREVLSTLAETRICVASNGSRSATQEKLDRAGLSSYFAGSVFSAEDVEAGKPAPDLFHYSARKCDARPDRCLVVEDSASGIEAALSAGMFGVGVRHLNPHADRLESYGVPMIDTLFDLPALIATWAP; translated from the coding sequence GTGGCTGGGCTGACGCCCTGCGGAGTGGTCAGTGGTCGCCGAGGACAACCACGAGACCTTTTGGTTCAGGGGATCGCCCTGCGACGTCCGCAAGGAGCTGCTCGTCATCGCCCCGACCTTATCGTAAGGGGGTTGCCGAGACCCGAACCGTCTGCCAGGGTTCACGAGAGGCGTCTATCTCGAGGGCGCGGACACCTAGTCAGTGAGGCGACTGTCGTGGACCAGAGACCCAGTGGGCAGGGTCTCGAGCTCATAATCTTCGACTGCGATGGCACCCTGGTAGACACTGAGACTGCGGGAGTCGAGGTGGACCGCCGGGTACTCGCCGACTTCGGTTGGGAGCTGACGACCGTTGAGGTGTCGGCACGCTTCCGTGGCCAATCCCACCAGTACTTCCAAGACCAGATCGAGCAGCACGTCGGCCACTCCCTGCCGGAGGGCTGGGAGTGGGCCTACCGTGACTGGTACCACGCCATCCTTGACGACGTCACCTCCATGCCGGGAGCGCGGGAGGTCCTGTCCACCCTCGCGGAAACCCGCATCTGCGTGGCCAGCAACGGAAGCCGCTCCGCAACCCAGGAGAAGCTCGACCGGGCCGGGCTCTCTTCGTACTTCGCCGGTAGTGTCTTCTCCGCCGAGGACGTCGAGGCCGGCAAGCCGGCTCCGGACCTCTTCCACTACTCGGCGCGTAAGTGCGACGCTCGTCCCGATAGGTGCTTGGTCGTTGAGGACAGCGCGTCAGGTATCGAAGCAGCTCTGAGCGCCGGAATGTTCGGGGTCGGCGTCCGTCACCTCAACCCTCACGCCGATAGGCTCGAATCCTACGGAGTACCTATGATCGATACACTGTTCGACCTTCCTGCCCTGATCGCGACGTGGGCACCATGA
- a CDS encoding elongation factor G has product MTSSSLRTSQGDPLNQKVSWLSSATTDHSAGRQPSHALNIGILAHVDAGKTSLTERLLFDCGSISSMGSVESGNTTTDTHAIEVSRGITVRSSVVAFQRPGRQYNLIDTPGHTDFIAEVHRSLRVIDAAVLLVSATSGVQPQTRELMRLLRKEEVATVIMVNKIDAANARDNSVVDEICHDLDVLPIPVGQLSKGGTKSAHYAVPYDDADEQQRCAELLAEVDEGILAALVDDTPITGSELRKTLRRRTQSGQVCPLVFGSALTGAGIAVLLDVLDAVLVPRPPESTTRATVFAVERDERGRAEVLVRSYGGSLTTRDRIEVHRAVGGSEELTITSLGVVGPCHELGDPLTSGYVARVRASEELHVGDSLGTPAASDGHERQQVRAEPALTVTVRPRDPRQHGALHSALESLSDEDPSLAADTDRRGEAVLHLHGEVQREVVETTLLERFGLATVFAEPSIDYVERPQGTGTGLEVIGGDFLATVGLRVEPGEGYSYSREVELGSMALAFHEAVEATVVEALQQGCYGWPVVDVHVTMTHSGFWPRPYSAAGDYRDVTPLVLMQALGRATTRVYEPVHKFWIEVPTESLGSVTSVVARHRGQVTDTQTRVDGWLLEGRLPAAEVNALRRALPASATGVTSWVSRPDGDQPVISKPPPTRPRNDGNPFDRVEYLRHLSQR; this is encoded by the coding sequence ATGACGAGCAGCTCCTTGCGGACGTCGCAGGGCGATCCCCTGAACCAAAAGGTCTCGTGGTTGTCCTCGGCGACCACTGACCACTCCGCAGGGCGTCAGCCCAGCCACGCCCTGAACATCGGAATCCTCGCGCACGTCGATGCCGGGAAGACTAGCCTGACCGAGCGACTGCTGTTCGATTGTGGCTCAATCAGCTCGATGGGTAGCGTCGAGTCTGGCAACACCACGACCGACACGCACGCGATCGAGGTGTCGCGCGGCATTACCGTACGCTCGTCAGTCGTCGCCTTCCAACGACCCGGACGTCAGTACAATCTCATCGACACCCCTGGCCACACTGATTTCATTGCGGAGGTCCACCGCTCCCTCCGAGTCATCGACGCGGCGGTCCTGCTGGTCTCAGCGACGAGCGGGGTTCAACCGCAGACGCGTGAGTTGATGCGCCTCCTGCGTAAAGAGGAGGTCGCAACGGTCATCATGGTCAACAAGATCGACGCGGCCAACGCGCGCGACAACTCGGTCGTAGACGAGATCTGCCACGATCTCGATGTCCTGCCTATCCCGGTCGGCCAGCTCAGCAAAGGAGGTACCAAATCGGCGCACTATGCCGTGCCGTACGACGACGCGGATGAGCAGCAGCGCTGCGCGGAATTGCTGGCTGAGGTTGACGAAGGCATCCTTGCAGCCCTCGTCGATGACACTCCGATCACGGGGTCCGAGCTTCGAAAGACGCTGCGGAGACGGACGCAGAGCGGCCAAGTGTGTCCTCTGGTTTTCGGCTCGGCCCTCACCGGTGCCGGTATTGCCGTCTTGCTCGACGTCCTTGACGCCGTGTTGGTGCCGCGCCCTCCGGAATCGACCACACGGGCGACGGTCTTCGCCGTTGAGCGTGACGAGCGCGGACGCGCTGAGGTCCTGGTCCGCAGCTATGGGGGGTCACTCACGACCCGTGATCGGATCGAGGTCCATCGGGCGGTCGGGGGTTCCGAGGAGCTGACCATCACGTCGCTCGGGGTCGTGGGGCCTTGCCACGAGCTTGGCGATCCGTTGACGAGCGGGTACGTCGCGCGGGTGCGTGCGTCTGAAGAACTCCACGTCGGGGACTCGCTTGGCACCCCGGCGGCTTCCGACGGCCACGAGCGACAGCAGGTTCGAGCCGAGCCAGCGCTGACGGTCACCGTACGACCTCGCGACCCGCGTCAGCACGGTGCACTCCACTCCGCGCTGGAGTCGCTGTCCGACGAAGATCCTTCGCTTGCTGCCGACACTGACCGTAGGGGCGAGGCTGTCCTCCACCTTCACGGCGAGGTGCAGCGAGAGGTTGTTGAGACCACGTTGCTCGAGCGCTTCGGACTTGCGACCGTCTTTGCCGAGCCCTCGATCGACTACGTGGAGAGGCCACAGGGTACCGGCACTGGCCTGGAGGTCATTGGTGGGGACTTCCTGGCGACTGTGGGCCTCCGAGTCGAACCCGGTGAGGGCTACTCATATTCGAGGGAGGTCGAGCTCGGATCGATGGCATTGGCCTTCCACGAGGCAGTGGAGGCGACCGTCGTCGAGGCCCTACAGCAAGGGTGCTACGGCTGGCCCGTCGTGGATGTGCATGTCACGATGACGCACTCGGGGTTCTGGCCGCGTCCGTATTCGGCGGCCGGTGACTACCGGGACGTAACTCCGTTGGTGCTCATGCAGGCACTGGGTCGCGCTACCACACGTGTCTATGAACCCGTGCATAAGTTCTGGATCGAGGTTCCTACCGAAAGCCTGGGCTCCGTGACGTCCGTCGTGGCGCGCCATCGAGGGCAGGTAACGGATACCCAGACCAGGGTCGATGGCTGGCTTCTCGAGGGTCGACTGCCCGCAGCTGAGGTGAACGCGCTGCGACGCGCGCTGCCCGCGTCGGCCACCGGGGTCACGTCATGGGTCTCACGACCCGACGGCGACCAACCAGTGATCTCGAAACCGCCGCCTACGCGTCCCAGAAATGACGGGAACCCGTTCGACCGGGTCGAGTACCTTCGCCACCTCTCTCAGCGGTAG
- a CDS encoding FAD-dependent monooxygenase, with protein sequence MVVGPVAQRWEPRWRAAVVSNVDAIVVGGRCAGAATALSLAESGHRVLMVEAARWPSDTMSTLYIHQPGVVQLARVGVLDDVLASGCPTIISLNHHVGGVTVSGSLPLFDGVGFALAPRRYVLDSIMVAKARELGVDFRQRTRFVGALWDGGRVVGARLAGDEVYDVRCAVLVGADGMRSRVAKAVSAPIQRDDGRRTFVHYTGWRDLGRAAVEIHEASGRYASVIPTHDRTWLVATYGAQAAFAKARRNPLQHHLDTVRQLDLALWRELERRDPVVRLHGSGDQKNFVRRPCGPGWALVGDAGHHKDSITARGITDALRQAESLGHSLSGRLSSREATDAGLRDYAVARNALIENSYAQTLSATRLDVSKSRLQRHRLVAGSADLTQHHLRVLGGIATADDLTD encoded by the coding sequence GTGGTGGTTGGCCCCGTGGCACAGCGCTGGGAGCCCAGGTGGCGAGCCGCCGTGGTGAGTAATGTCGACGCGATCGTGGTCGGGGGTCGGTGCGCAGGGGCAGCAACCGCGCTCAGCCTGGCCGAGTCCGGTCACCGTGTACTCATGGTTGAGGCCGCTCGGTGGCCGTCGGACACGATGTCGACCCTCTATATCCACCAGCCGGGCGTCGTGCAGCTCGCGCGGGTTGGGGTACTCGACGACGTGCTGGCGTCCGGATGTCCCACCATCATCAGCCTCAACCACCATGTGGGTGGTGTGACGGTTTCGGGTTCACTGCCGCTCTTCGATGGGGTGGGTTTCGCCCTCGCGCCGCGGCGCTACGTCCTCGACTCGATCATGGTCGCCAAGGCGCGTGAGTTGGGAGTCGATTTCCGGCAGCGCACTCGGTTTGTTGGGGCACTCTGGGACGGGGGTCGCGTGGTCGGCGCTCGGCTCGCCGGGGACGAGGTGTACGACGTGCGTTGCGCGGTCCTCGTCGGTGCGGACGGGATGCGATCCCGGGTCGCCAAGGCAGTCAGCGCTCCAATACAGCGTGACGACGGGCGGCGCACCTTCGTTCACTATACGGGGTGGCGAGACCTTGGACGCGCCGCTGTTGAGATCCACGAGGCGTCGGGACGCTACGCAAGTGTGATCCCCACGCACGATCGCACCTGGCTAGTGGCGACGTACGGTGCACAGGCCGCGTTCGCCAAGGCACGTCGGAACCCGTTACAGCACCACCTAGACACCGTGCGACAGCTCGATCTGGCGCTGTGGCGGGAGCTGGAGAGGCGCGATCCGGTAGTGCGCCTGCACGGGTCTGGGGATCAGAAGAACTTCGTGCGCCGCCCGTGCGGTCCGGGGTGGGCGCTGGTTGGCGACGCCGGCCACCACAAGGACAGCATAACTGCGCGGGGAATCACGGACGCGCTTCGGCAGGCCGAGTCGCTGGGCCACTCGCTGTCTGGCCGGCTGTCGTCACGTGAGGCCACGGACGCCGGGTTGCGCGACTACGCAGTGGCTCGCAACGCCCTCATTGAGAACAGCTACGCGCAGACGCTCTCTGCGACCCGGCTCGACGTTTCAAAAAGCCGACTGCAGCGGCACCGGTTGGTGGCCGGTTCGGCCGACCTCACTCAGCACCACCTCCGTGTCCTTGGTGGCATCGCGACCGCTGACGACCTGACCGACTAA
- a CDS encoding 4'-phosphopantetheinyl transferase family protein: MVVKLWATRVTRGSAHGVTSRVLSDDEWQRNARLRRLEDRELFVTAWTLARTALAVELDVRPHALVVDRVCRLCGDPRHGKPWLPAAPHVDFNLSHTAGLVVVAVSTVGSVGVDVELADQDLSRLRHLILHPAEEAADDELLRYWVRKEAVLKASGVGLSGSMLDLDLARPPDEIQVLDLLLGPGAAGFVGALALRSHRAVALEWWLAPWHSAGSPGGEPPW, from the coding sequence ATGGTGGTGAAGCTGTGGGCGACACGGGTCACCCGGGGGAGCGCCCATGGCGTGACGTCGAGGGTACTGTCCGACGACGAATGGCAGCGGAACGCCCGCCTGCGACGGCTTGAGGACCGGGAGCTGTTCGTGACTGCGTGGACACTGGCCAGGACCGCACTAGCCGTCGAGCTGGATGTTCGGCCCCACGCCCTGGTAGTGGATCGTGTCTGCCGCCTGTGTGGGGACCCTAGGCACGGCAAGCCGTGGCTCCCCGCAGCACCTCACGTGGACTTCAACCTGTCACACACAGCGGGGTTGGTAGTGGTCGCCGTCAGCACGGTGGGTAGCGTCGGCGTCGACGTCGAGCTGGCTGACCAAGACCTCAGCCGGCTCCGGCACCTAATTCTCCATCCTGCCGAAGAGGCAGCGGACGACGAGCTATTGCGATACTGGGTCCGCAAGGAGGCCGTGTTGAAAGCGAGTGGGGTGGGCCTGAGCGGATCGATGCTTGATCTAGACCTCGCAAGACCGCCAGACGAGATTCAGGTGCTGGATCTATTGCTAGGTCCGGGAGCCGCGGGTTTTGTCGGTGCCCTTGCGCTCCGGTCCCATCGCGCGGTCGCCCTTGAGTGGTGGTTGGCCCCGTGGCACAGCGCTGGGAGCCCAGGTGGCGAGCCGCCGTGGTGA
- a CDS encoding thioesterase II family protein — protein MRDRAAPWLVDIDLGLGDDSEDVVYAFPQAGAGAAAVRPLCADLGWPAATAAVRLPGREARLDEAPLTDLAMLSDGACEAIVAHARGRRVTLLGHCSGAVIAFEVARRLDPSCLSRLVVSAHCSPSDIVRRGVWRWPTPKLVDLVSCEGRIPAEVMADDELLELVVPAIRADYQALETYQVDEGAAVDADVIAVVGYEDHLLSAEQLRGWSRHARGRFTVHVVPGPHDLLHTHHREVSTVVRRESGWW, from the coding sequence GTGCGTGACCGTGCTGCCCCCTGGCTGGTCGACATCGACCTCGGCCTGGGGGACGACTCTGAGGATGTCGTCTATGCGTTCCCCCAGGCGGGAGCAGGGGCAGCCGCGGTCCGACCGCTCTGCGCCGACCTCGGCTGGCCGGCAGCGACCGCCGCCGTCCGACTGCCCGGCCGCGAAGCCCGTCTAGACGAGGCCCCTCTGACCGACCTGGCAATGCTGAGCGACGGTGCGTGCGAGGCCATCGTGGCGCACGCGCGCGGCCGGCGGGTCACTCTGCTTGGCCACTGTTCTGGTGCGGTGATCGCCTTTGAGGTGGCGCGTCGCCTTGACCCCTCGTGTTTATCACGCCTTGTAGTCAGCGCGCACTGCTCCCCGTCCGATATCGTCCGGAGGGGTGTATGGCGGTGGCCCACGCCAAAGCTCGTCGACCTCGTCTCCTGCGAGGGCCGTATCCCCGCGGAGGTGATGGCCGACGACGAGCTGCTCGAACTCGTGGTGCCGGCGATCCGCGCCGACTATCAGGCGCTCGAGACCTACCAGGTGGACGAGGGTGCTGCCGTCGACGCCGACGTCATCGCCGTGGTCGGGTACGAGGATCACCTGCTCTCGGCCGAGCAGCTCCGGGGTTGGTCGCGACATGCACGAGGCCGCTTCACGGTGCACGTCGTTCCTGGTCCTCATGACCTGCTTCATACGCACCACCGAGAGGTGAGTACCGTCGTACGGCGTGAGTCTGGATGGTGGTGA
- a CDS encoding AMP-binding protein: protein MTSTLDPSWNDTHVEFDGDATLDDLFVQAARRNPTALAVSDSRGTSMTYEQLDDWSVRMAALLASIGVGEPSYVALLSSRDTWAVASLVGINRRGAAYLPLDPHWPRERLLALLTDLEVTAIVCGERELGLAQELAAIVPSVRATVCPAHQRAWNAGRLVEEQGVGALFDFVVESQSRIDAAGFTPRGGRAFDVTDLEGYVGRVSSIVAQGHPEGHVGHVLELGCGSGELVRALAPRSSRYVALDVSEASVDRVRRECGDLPDLTCIVGAAHDLSDLFPLRFETVLLASTVQFFPDVEYLRVVLHEAAQLLVPGGRLVLADLIDPIREPQAGLALSQETMTAMIREVLGDGCHVTVHERDEQSFPIPLGWRYDIDASIEASPPDLRRRVLTSADIERVAPVAPVVRGGSTRVAYAISTSGSTGHPKCVVVTHRSVVNLVRWLQRTYNVTHRDHLLFVTSFCFDLSVFDIFGSLASGARIRVAAEEEIVEPDTLIEVIVEDRITVWDSAPAMLGTVTPFLPLHDLRGSTLRLVLLSGDWVPMAMPGALHEAWPTADVVVLGGATECTVWSNHFLVTDIDPTWASIPYGVPIDNCRYYVLDADGRQCSVDQPGELYIAGECVAVGYAGDPTLSGAKFSADPFDPRPGERMYRTGDRARWRAGGWLEFLGRLDDQVKVRGYRVELGEVQSALATAPGVCAASVVAVSGPAGNRLAGFWVPDGTGPGDVRVVRDYLRSRIPAYMVPELLSPIAALPLTAAGKVDLRSLEALALEGNRA from the coding sequence ATGACTTCGACTCTCGACCCGTCCTGGAACGACACGCACGTCGAGTTCGATGGTGACGCCACCCTGGACGACCTATTCGTGCAGGCCGCCCGGCGCAATCCGACGGCGCTGGCCGTTTCAGACTCCCGCGGCACGTCCATGACGTATGAGCAGCTTGATGACTGGAGCGTCCGGATGGCGGCCCTGCTTGCGTCGATTGGCGTCGGTGAGCCGTCGTACGTCGCCCTGCTGAGCAGCCGTGACACCTGGGCGGTCGCGAGCCTGGTCGGAATCAACCGACGGGGGGCCGCCTACCTGCCCCTTGACCCCCATTGGCCGCGTGAACGACTGCTGGCGCTACTCACCGACCTTGAGGTCACTGCGATCGTGTGCGGCGAGCGAGAACTCGGGCTTGCCCAGGAACTCGCCGCGATCGTACCGAGCGTCCGAGCGACGGTTTGCCCTGCGCACCAGCGGGCGTGGAACGCTGGCCGCCTCGTTGAGGAGCAGGGCGTCGGAGCCCTGTTCGACTTCGTCGTGGAGAGTCAGTCCAGAATCGATGCCGCTGGGTTCACGCCGCGCGGCGGCAGAGCTTTTGACGTCACTGACCTCGAGGGTTACGTCGGGCGGGTGTCTTCGATCGTGGCTCAGGGACACCCGGAAGGCCACGTGGGCCACGTGCTTGAGCTCGGGTGCGGCTCAGGGGAGCTGGTCCGAGCGCTGGCGCCGCGATCTTCGCGCTACGTTGCGCTTGACGTTTCCGAGGCGTCCGTGGACCGGGTACGCCGGGAGTGCGGTGATCTCCCCGACCTCACGTGCATCGTCGGTGCTGCGCACGACCTCTCCGATCTTTTCCCCTTGCGGTTCGAGACGGTGCTGTTGGCGAGCACTGTCCAGTTCTTCCCAGATGTCGAGTACCTGCGAGTGGTGCTGCACGAGGCCGCGCAGCTCCTCGTCCCCGGAGGGCGGCTCGTGCTGGCTGACTTGATCGACCCGATACGCGAACCCCAAGCCGGCTTGGCGCTCAGTCAGGAGACGATGACCGCCATGATTCGCGAGGTACTAGGAGACGGCTGTCACGTCACGGTGCACGAACGCGACGAACAGTCGTTCCCAATTCCACTCGGGTGGCGCTACGACATCGATGCCTCGATCGAGGCATCCCCGCCGGACCTGCGACGGAGGGTCCTGACGTCCGCGGACATCGAGCGCGTCGCACCCGTCGCCCCCGTCGTCAGGGGCGGATCTACGCGGGTGGCATACGCCATCTCGACATCGGGCTCCACAGGGCACCCAAAGTGCGTCGTAGTCACGCACCGCTCAGTGGTGAACCTAGTGCGGTGGCTTCAGCGTACGTACAACGTCACCCATCGGGACCATCTGCTGTTCGTAACGTCCTTCTGCTTCGACCTGTCGGTCTTCGACATCTTTGGATCGCTTGCGTCGGGGGCTCGGATTCGGGTGGCCGCTGAGGAAGAGATCGTCGAACCAGACACATTAATCGAGGTGATAGTCGAGGACCGCATCACGGTGTGGGACTCCGCACCCGCGATGCTTGGTACGGTAACCCCGTTCCTGCCCCTACATGACCTGCGTGGCTCGACGCTCCGCCTGGTGCTCCTCAGCGGCGATTGGGTGCCTATGGCGATGCCTGGCGCACTGCACGAGGCCTGGCCCACGGCCGATGTTGTCGTGTTGGGCGGCGCCACCGAATGCACCGTCTGGTCCAACCACTTCCTGGTGACCGATATCGATCCGACGTGGGCGAGCATCCCCTACGGCGTGCCGATCGACAACTGTCGCTATTACGTACTCGACGCGGACGGTCGCCAGTGCTCGGTCGATCAGCCTGGCGAGCTGTACATCGCTGGTGAGTGCGTCGCAGTCGGATACGCCGGTGATCCGACGCTCAGCGGTGCGAAGTTCTCAGCCGACCCGTTCGACCCACGACCGGGCGAGCGGATGTACCGTACCGGCGACCGCGCGCGGTGGCGGGCAGGCGGTTGGCTGGAGTTTCTGGGCCGGCTCGATGACCAGGTTAAAGTTCGAGGCTACCGGGTCGAGCTCGGCGAGGTGCAGAGCGCGCTGGCGACCGCACCAGGCGTGTGCGCAGCGAGCGTGGTCGCGGTATCCGGCCCCGCAGGCAACCGACTCGCCGGGTTCTGGGTGCCCGACGGGACAGGTCCCGGCGACGTGAGAGTCGTCCGGGACTACCTGCGATCACGCATCCCGGCGTACATGGTTCCCGAGCTCCTCTCGCCCATCGCTGCGCTTCCGCTCACTGCGGCCGGCAAGGTGGATCTGCGGTCGTTAGAGGCCCTCGCCCTCGAAGGCAACCGTGCGTGA
- a CDS encoding alpha/beta fold hydrolase, translating into MTNQWLTRSGSNPDAEWRLYCCPWSGAGAGVFRSWPALLGPGVEVVSLAYPGRERRIKEPLCTSVEEIADGIIEEMSEEVDRPFALFGHSLGALVAFECALRLSERGLPPALLGVSGAVAPGHDHPELAMRHLGDREFIETVRGLQDGRDPALDHPEFVALVAPVLRADIRAAEIYALTVRPPVGCPVVGFAGTDDAAATTADVGAWAFSTTAGFSLVEVDGDHLFPTTVSGANAVTAALRARMTLTMRPGRPSTAASSEKPPRDGAAPDPAVAVRSAWIDVLDHEKFSDDSDFFAVGGNSVLLARVAAALSRQFGVRISIRALMAGPTPQHMVDLVGELVR; encoded by the coding sequence GTGACCAACCAGTGGCTGACTCGATCGGGCTCGAACCCGGACGCCGAGTGGCGTCTGTACTGCTGCCCGTGGTCGGGAGCGGGTGCTGGCGTGTTCAGATCTTGGCCCGCGCTCTTAGGCCCGGGAGTGGAGGTCGTATCACTCGCCTACCCGGGCCGGGAGCGGCGGATCAAGGAGCCCCTGTGCACGAGCGTCGAGGAGATCGCCGACGGGATCATCGAGGAGATGTCGGAGGAGGTAGACCGACCGTTCGCCCTCTTCGGCCACAGCCTGGGCGCCTTGGTTGCGTTTGAGTGCGCGTTGCGGCTGAGCGAGCGCGGGCTCCCGCCCGCCCTGCTCGGCGTGAGCGGGGCGGTGGCGCCAGGCCACGACCACCCGGAGTTGGCTATGCGGCACCTCGGAGACCGAGAATTCATCGAAACGGTTCGCGGCCTGCAAGACGGCCGGGATCCCGCACTCGATCATCCAGAGTTCGTCGCGCTCGTGGCCCCCGTGCTCCGAGCGGACATCCGAGCGGCCGAAATCTACGCACTGACTGTGCGGCCGCCGGTCGGGTGCCCGGTCGTCGGCTTCGCCGGGACCGACGACGCAGCCGCGACGACGGCCGACGTAGGGGCCTGGGCGTTTTCCACGACTGCAGGCTTCAGCCTCGTGGAAGTTGACGGGGATCATCTCTTTCCCACTACCGTGTCGGGCGCCAACGCCGTCACCGCAGCCTTGCGCGCGCGGATGACCCTGACCATGCGGCCTGGTCGCCCGAGCACCGCCGCCTCTTCTGAAAAGCCTCCGCGAGACGGTGCGGCCCCCGATCCTGCGGTTGCTGTGCGGAGTGCCTGGATCGACGTCCTTGACCACGAGAAGTTCAGCGACGACAGCGACTTCTTCGCCGTGGGTGGTAACTCGGTCCTGCTCGCGCGTGTCGCGGCTGCCCTGTCTCGGCAGTTCGGGGTACGGATCTCGATCCGCGCCCTGATGGCCGGTCCCACACCTCAGCATATGGTCGACCTGGTGGGGGAGTTGGTGAGATGA